Proteins encoded in a region of the Mercenaria mercenaria strain notata chromosome 1, MADL_Memer_1, whole genome shotgun sequence genome:
- the LOC123564793 gene encoding ferroxidase HEPHL1-like, translating into MELFWTLIFALGVNFSSAMERHYYIAAVEVDWNYAPSGRNLASADNELSREKIDCRIDRIGSTYKKAIYRGFTDETFTKPDLVPEWAGLLGPPIKAEVGDVVIIHFQNWASGSNFSIHPHGFLYDKANEGALYIDGTRGSDKHGDAVPPGGSVTYVWFADKIHAPTLQDDNCVGWGYHSHVRASKDIDTGLAGIAIICRKGMLDQYGNRLDVDKELYLYSDIANENNNWYFGKNLHRCGDPRICWHLKETKNTKFKESNDMYHINGFIYGNLPDFPVCEGENVVWYFMSLNLGVHTIHANGQTMIIDKKRTDTVALQSASFYTGFMTPINQGRWLLYCRNQHSYAEGMMAFLRVEQCQSRKGVTNSAYKKTAVPRRTRTYYLAIEEILWDYAPGLTGYTIPGSDKFLQRGRQRIGSVYKKAVYRKYTDETFTMPAPRGKRELHYSLAGPPIKAEVGERVTVVVLNRASRPYSFLANGVSITKENEGAFYKNSRFDHRETGFIVSPGRVGMYEFDVPKQVAPTPLDTDCITYMYHSAVDLRRDIYTGLFGPLLVCNPGIISPKGKQIGIDREFFLNWMVIDENLSWYIDENINAFTGEPWTVNKEDSLFKQSNNMRVINGRTFGTLHGLSMCLGDRVSWHMYGLGEEFDHHHFSFEGNNFLHDGRKLDTSSVFPGIGQTVTMIPDQAGRLLLRTGQLGYESEGLFAWYDVIVCTDKYPAKIPPPRIVPVVKGVIRRYYVGVIEIIWDYCPEKIDPVNGESLFNPDKAAYIFVRDDPMFVGSVYYKAIYREFTDETFLHIKPRQDDEKHLGILGPFIRGNVGDTIEIVFKNFASFPSNIVPRNVVFKDGSPISSASPTLPGQIRIYRYLIPERSGPLLSQPNCIGSLYSSRVSPMKDTYSGLFGPFVICKSGILDLSGRRTDDVTKEFATAFVIVDENKSHYRDFNFATRAPARRNTSNIEFVRSNSYNTINGFIYGNLRGLVFNQGEKSAWYIFGLGSTAGVHTVHFHGQLYLRTASLTLKRDVLELFPGTYETVEMFAYNPGTWIYHCHVRLHATDGMKTVYTVLPRKHKQTFENYADVRKDFLFKKIQNTQGFHKIG; encoded by the exons ATGGAACTATTTTGGACGTTAATATTTGCATTAGGAGTGAACTTTTCTTCGGCGATGGAACGACATTATTACATAGCAGCGGTGGAGGTAGACTGGAATTACGCACCTTCGGGACGAAACCTGGCATCGGCCGACAATGA GTTATCCCGGGAGAAAATTGACTGTCGTATAGACAGAATTGGCAGTACCTATAAAAAGGCAATATACCGGGGTTTTACAGACGAAACATTTACAAAACCTGATCTAGTTCCTGAATGGGCGGGGCTTCTTGGACCGCCAATTAAAGCTGAAGTGGGAGATGTTGTGATCATTCATTTCCAAAACTGGGCTTCTGGGAGCAACTTTAGTATTCACCCTCATGGTTTCCTTTACGATAAAGCTAACGAAG GTGCTCTCTATATCGATGGTACACGCGGAAGTGATAAACATGGCGATGCTGTGCCACCAGGTGGCAGTGTAACATACGTCTGGTTTGCTGATAAGATTCACGCGCCAACTCTTCAAGACGATAACTGTGTTGGGTGGGGTTATCATTCTCACGTACGGGCATCAAAAGACATTGACACAGGCTTAGCTGGCATAGCGATAATTTGTAGAAAGG GAATGCTAGATCAGTATGGAAATCGATTGGACGTTGACAAGGAGCTCTATTTATACTCAGACATAGCAAATGAAAACAACAATTGGTATTTCGGTAAGAATTTACACCGATGTGGCGATCCTAGGATCTGTTGGCATCTGAAG GAGACGAAAAATACCAAATTTAAAGAAAGCAACGACATGTACCACATCAATGGTTTCATTTACGGCAATTTACCGGATTTCCCCGTTTGCGAAGGTGAAAATGTCGTCTGGTATTTTATGTCCTTGAACCTTGGAGTACATACAATACATGCGAACGGACAGACAATGATTATAGATAAGAAACG TACGGACACAGTAGCCTTGCAGTCTGCAAGTTTTTACACCGGTTTTATGACCCCAATCAACCAAGGAAGATGGCTTCTTTACTGCAGGAATCAACACAGCTATGCAG AGGGAATGATGGCATTCCTGCGAGTGGAGCAATGTCAATCTCGAAAAGGTGTAACAAACTCTGCATACAAAAAGACGGCTGTTCCAAGAAGAACACGAACTTATTACCTTGCTATTGAAGAAATTCTTTGGGACTATGCTCCAGGGCTGACAGGATATACAATTCC AGGATCAGATAAGTTTTTGCAGCGTGGAAGACAACGCATTGGCTCAGTTTACAAGAAAGCAGTATATCGGAAATACACTGATGAGACATTTACTATGCCTGCACCACGTGGAAAACGAGAATTGCATTATAGTCTGGCTGGCCCGCCAATCAAAGCCGAAGTCGGAGAGCGTGTCACCGTTGTCGTCCTCAACAGGGCATCGAGACCGTATTCTTTTCTTGCCAATGGTGTTTCAATAACAAAGGAAAACGAAGGAGCTTTCTATAAAAACAGTCGatttg ATCATCGAGAAACCGGTTTTATTGTTAGTCCAGGCAGAGTCGGGATGTATGAATTTGATGTGCCGAAACAAGTTGCACCGACGCCATTAGATACAGACTGCATCACTTACATGTATCACTCCGCCGTGGACTTGCGCAGAGACATCTATACCGGACTATTTGGTCCTCTTCTTGTCTGTAATCCAGGAATTATTTCACCTAAAGGAAAACAG ATTGGTATTGATAGAGAGTTCTTTTTGAACTGGATGGTTATAGATGAAAACCTGTCCTGGTATATTGATGAGAATATCAACGCTTTCACTGGTGAACCATGGACAGTTAATAAAGAGGACAGTCTGTTTAAACAGTCAAATAATATGAGAG TGATTAACGGACGTACATTCGGGACACTTCATGGGCTAAGTATGTGTTTAGGCGACCGTGTTTCATGGCATATGTACGGTCTGGGAGAAGAGTTCGATCATCATCATTTCAGTTTCGAGGGTAATAATTTCCTACATGATGGTCGAAAACTGGACACATCTTCTGTGTTTCCTGGAATTGGACAAACAGTGACGATGATTCCAGATCAAGCAG GAAGACTATTGCTACGCACCGGTCAGCTGGGTTATGAATCGGAGGGACTATTTGCTTGGTATGACGTCATTGTGTGTACGGATAAATACCCTGCCAAGATTCCCCCGCCTCGAATTGTGCCAGTGGTTAAGGGAGTGATACGGCGGTACTATGTGGGTGTCATTGAGATTATCTGGGATTATTGCCCGGAGAAAATAGATCCAGTAAATGGAGAAAGTCTTTTTAATCCTGACAA AGCAGCATACATATTTGTCCGAGATGATCCAATGTTTGTTGGAAGTGTTTACTATAAGGCAATTTACAGAGAATTCACCGACGAAACTTTCCTACATATAAAACCAAGACAAGATGATGAAAAACATCTTGGTATCTTAGGGCCATTTATCCGTGGCAATGTTGGAGATACTATTGAAATAGTGTTCAAGAATTTCGCTTCTTTTCCTTCCAATATTGTGCCAAGGAATGTTGTATTTAAAGATGGTTCACCAATATCGTCAGCTTCACCAACTTTGCCAGGACAAATCCGAATATACCGTTACTTAATTCCGGAAAGATCTGGTCCTCTTTTGAGCCAGCCAAATTGTATTGGCTCCTTGTACTCATCTAGAGTCAGTCCAATGAAAGATACATACAGCGGCTTGTTTGGGCCCTTTGTTATTTGTAAATCTGGTATTCTTGACCTTTCTGGAAGGAGAACTGATGATGTCACAAAAGAGTTTGCCACCGCCTTTGTCATCGTAGATGAAAATAAAAGTCACTATCGCGACTTCAATTTTGCGACCCGTGCCCCTGCTAGACGCAACACGTCGAATATAGAGTTTGTCCGAAGCAATTCTTATAACACAATAAATGGATTTATTTATGGAAATTTGAGAGGACTGGTATTTAACCAGGGTGAAAAGTCAGCATGGTATATTTTTGGACTTGGTTCCACTGCTGGTGTCCATACTGTACATTTCCATGGTCAACTTTACTTGCGGACAGCTTCATTAACGTTGAAACGAGATGTGCTTGAACTTTTTCCGGGAACTTACGAGACTGTGGAAATGTTTGCCTATAATCCGGGGACTTGGATTTATCATTGTCACGTGAGATTACACGCGACTGACGGTATGAAAACCGTCTACACTGTTTTAccaagaaaacataaacaaacgttTG